A single window of Chloracidobacterium thermophilum B DNA harbors:
- a CDS encoding 50S ribosomal protein L11 methyltransferase, with product MDFYIVHVTVPAHTAEAIGETFWQAGAQGLETVAETDTSTTLRAYFPEAPAAENLLAALEHTLAAFDDHEGHLRDFAIERRPHEDWLAKWKADWKVQPVGQRWLIVPPWRRAEAEANLEWQGRLRLVIEPGMAFGTGTHATTQACLTLLEQLPTTPERLLDVGTGTGILAIAAAKLFPAVVCSACDTDPDAVAIAAANAQGNGIGERLQMHVGSVTAYPDGHFDLVLANLTAEVITALASDLARVLRPQGHLIAAGILSERQAGVAAALTTAGLDLRQTQTDGEWWAALAQRRPGDTPA from the coding sequence ATGGACTTCTACATCGTTCACGTCACCGTCCCGGCCCACACCGCTGAAGCCATTGGCGAGACCTTCTGGCAGGCTGGCGCCCAGGGTCTCGAAACCGTCGCCGAGACGGACACCAGCACAACCCTGCGCGCCTACTTCCCGGAAGCCCCGGCGGCCGAAAACCTGCTGGCGGCGCTCGAACACACACTGGCGGCATTTGACGACCACGAAGGGCATCTCCGGGATTTCGCCATCGAGCGCCGTCCACATGAAGACTGGCTGGCGAAGTGGAAAGCCGACTGGAAGGTTCAGCCCGTTGGACAGCGGTGGCTCATCGTTCCGCCATGGCGGCGCGCTGAAGCCGAAGCCAACCTCGAATGGCAGGGCCGCCTGCGCCTTGTCATCGAACCCGGCATGGCGTTTGGCACTGGCACGCATGCCACGACGCAAGCCTGCCTGACACTGCTTGAACAGCTCCCCACAACACCGGAGCGGTTACTCGACGTGGGCACCGGAACGGGCATTCTGGCCATTGCGGCGGCAAAGCTGTTCCCCGCTGTGGTGTGCAGCGCCTGCGATACCGACCCCGATGCGGTTGCCATTGCCGCCGCCAACGCCCAGGGCAACGGCATTGGTGAGCGCCTTCAGATGCACGTCGGAAGCGTCACCGCCTACCCGGACGGCCACTTCGATCTGGTGCTGGCCAACCTGACCGCCGAGGTCATCACGGCGCTGGCATCGGATTTGGCGCGTGTTCTGCGTCCGCAGGGACACCTCATCGCGGCCGGTATTCTCAGCGAACGACAGGCCGGCGTAGCAGCAGCTCTGACGACCGCCGGGCTTGACCTGCGGCAGACGCAGACCGACGGCGAATGGTGGGCCGCTCTGGCCCAGCGCCGCCCTGGTGACACACCAGCATAA
- the ccsA gene encoding cytochrome c biogenesis protein CcsA, with protein sequence MSTDALKLESSLTSSPSSPEAKASAWPRSLLFVVPILAATALVLVRAFGTAPTVLREGNLTVLALLAYLGATAAFVMWMLGRESLLQRIGIGTMAFGYVMNLAAWGIRWIEYIEFEKTKPAMQAIWHTLPLMEKITHTYPLNNLYDIGLAFTGFAVLSSLILTTQDKYRFIGAVTMPLAALTLTLVVFLGSEVTTLQPILRSYWRPIHVSIAAISYGVCLVSFGIALLYLLKDGVRIESMALCVAIFGLVTYATIGDFKVLTTGTYGLGVRWMGSGLNLSGGGALRATLPGVGTLMQLGWLVYAAAGIALAVYFFRNDQLARQWGNRLMVAALIVQVLIFGAIFYRMKSPMDINAAIHPGQHQAFGAWLAKRSDIDPATLAPQQLQAEGARWLNQNASALEISFNSNPVELATILTLIACTVFVVLFAWRGAAMLEKLPSLDTLDDLTYKTVSVAFPLLLMMLVTGAVWANESWGTYWSWDPKETWALVTWLAYAGYLHTRIVHGWKGRTSAYFAVLGFIFVLFTYLGVSFLLPGLHSYAGVD encoded by the coding sequence CTGCTGTTTGTCGTTCCCATTCTGGCGGCTACGGCTTTGGTTCTGGTGCGCGCCTTCGGGACGGCCCCGACCGTGCTCAGGGAAGGGAATCTCACGGTGTTGGCGTTGCTTGCCTACCTGGGGGCGACGGCGGCCTTCGTCATGTGGATGCTGGGACGCGAGTCGCTGCTTCAGCGCATCGGCATCGGCACGATGGCCTTTGGCTACGTCATGAACCTTGCCGCGTGGGGCATCCGGTGGATTGAGTACATCGAGTTTGAGAAGACCAAGCCGGCGATGCAGGCCATCTGGCACACGCTGCCGCTGATGGAAAAGATTACGCATACCTATCCGCTCAACAACCTCTACGACATCGGGCTGGCTTTTACGGGTTTTGCCGTGCTTTCCAGCCTCATCCTGACCACGCAGGACAAATACCGTTTCATCGGCGCTGTGACGATGCCGCTGGCGGCGCTGACGCTCACGCTCGTCGTCTTTCTGGGCAGCGAAGTGACCACGTTGCAACCCATTTTGCGCAGCTACTGGCGTCCGATTCACGTCAGCATTGCGGCCATCAGCTACGGCGTCTGTCTTGTCAGCTTTGGCATCGCGCTGCTGTATCTGCTCAAGGATGGAGTGCGGATCGAAAGCATGGCGTTGTGCGTGGCGATCTTCGGGCTTGTCACCTACGCCACGATTGGCGACTTCAAGGTGCTGACGACCGGCACGTACGGGTTGGGTGTCCGCTGGATGGGCAGCGGCCTCAACCTGTCCGGCGGCGGCGCGCTGCGGGCGACACTGCCTGGTGTGGGGACGCTCATGCAGCTTGGCTGGCTGGTGTATGCCGCCGCCGGCATCGCGCTGGCGGTCTATTTCTTCCGCAATGACCAACTGGCGCGGCAGTGGGGCAATCGCCTCATGGTGGCGGCGCTCATTGTGCAGGTGCTCATCTTTGGCGCCATTTTCTACCGGATGAAGTCGCCGATGGACATCAATGCGGCCATTCATCCGGGGCAGCATCAGGCGTTTGGGGCCTGGCTGGCGAAGCGTTCCGACATTGACCCGGCGACGCTCGCCCCACAGCAGCTTCAGGCGGAAGGCGCGCGCTGGCTGAACCAGAATGCCAGTGCCCTGGAAATCAGCTTCAACTCAAATCCGGTCGAGCTGGCGACCATTCTCACCCTCATTGCCTGTACGGTCTTTGTCGTCCTGTTTGCCTGGCGCGGTGCGGCGATGCTCGAAAAACTGCCGAGTCTCGACACGCTCGACGATCTGACCTACAAGACGGTTTCGGTTGCTTTTCCGCTGCTGCTGATGATGCTGGTGACGGGGGCGGTCTGGGCGAATGAGTCGTGGGGGACGTACTGGAGCTGGGACCCGAAGGAGACCTGGGCGCTTGTGACCTGGCTGGCCTATGCGGGGTATCTCCACACGCGGATCGTGCACGGGTGGAAGGGGCGCACCTCGGCTTACTTTGCCGTTCTGGGCTTTATCTTCGTGCTGTTCACCTACCTGGGCGTGAGTTTCCTGCTACCGGGGCTGCATTCCTACGCTGGCGTGGACTAA